From Haemorhous mexicanus isolate bHaeMex1 chromosome 1, bHaeMex1.pri, whole genome shotgun sequence, one genomic window encodes:
- the RNF139 gene encoding E3 ubiquitin-protein ligase RNF139, with protein sequence MAAPGPPRLPQLRLGPRLRAGLEVALRVPSLFLIDAIFNSAPLPGGSVSAALLGALLRLLGVFVSSVVLVLQQRALFKFYMITSAFLLAATSVLVNYYAALHINFYSAYNTAAFGIQIFPHKGPSLWMALSILQLTFGIGYVTLLNMQSIYSQLIILDILIPVIGLVVELPLNVRQVLVFISGLVLTLNTTAILATKIKWFYYSVRYVYLLVRHMYRIYGLQLLMEDTWKRIRFPAVLRVFWLTRLTAQAVVLTYVVKMAENNTEEKFFLISWDNCWELICSLIISGCDSTLTVLGMSAVISSIAHYLGLGILAFIGSTDEDDKRLGFVAPVLFFILALQTGLSGLKPEERLVRLSRNMCLLLTAVLHFIHGMTDPVLMSLSASHVSSFRRHFPVLFVSACLFVLPVLLSYILWHHYALNTWLFAVTAFCVELCLKVIVSITVYILFMIDGYYNVLWEKLDDYVYYVRSTGNIIEFIFGVIMFGNGAYTMVFESGSKIRACMMCLHAYFNIYLQAKNGWKTFINRRTAVKKINSLPEVKGARLQEIDDVCAICYHEFTTSARITPCNHYFHALCLRKWLYIQDTCPMCHQKVYIEDKENANISNNNGFVAPNENPVRVAEEAADAENELNEDNDSSDSDEEDGDCVAQHLNETLNVDSNSLGD encoded by the coding sequence GTGTCTTTGTATCCAGTGTTGTTCTGGTCTTACAACAGCGAGCACTTTTCAAGTTCTACATGATCACCTCAGCGTTTCTGCTGGCTGCAACTTCAGTGTTGGTGAACTACTATGCTGCTTTGCACATAAACTTCTACAGTGCCTACAACACAGCTGCATTCGGAATTCAGATTTTCCCACATAAAGGACCTTCGCTATGGATGGCACTTTCCATCCTTCAGCTTACCTTTGGAATTGGATATGTTACATTGCTAAACATGCAGTCCATATACTCTCAACTCATCATCCTGGATATACTGATTCCTGTAATTGGCTTGGTTGTTGAATTACCTTTAAATGTCCGGCAAGtacttgtttttatttcaggcCTAGTTCTGACACTAAATACCACAGCCATTTTAGCTACAAAAATCAAGTGGTTCTATTATTCGGTACGATACGTTTATCTGCTGGTGAGGCACATGTATCGTATTTATGGATTACAGCTATTAATGGAAGACACATGGAAAAGGATTCGCTTTCCAGCTGTACTGCGCGTCTTTTGGCTAACAAGACTTACAGCACAAGCTGTGGTATTAACTTATGTAGTAAAGATGGCTGAAAACAACACGGAAGAAAAATTCTTCTTGATATCGTGGGATAACTGTTGGGAACTGATCTGCAGCCTGATCATAAGTGGGTGTGACTCCACTTTAACTGTATTGGGCATGAGTGCCGTCATTTCCTCAATAGCGCATTATTTGGGACTTGGTATCCTGGCCTTCATTGGGTCAACTGATGAGGATGACAAAAGGCTTGGGTTTGTAGCACCCGTCTTGTTTTTCATCTTGGCTCTGCAGACTGGTTTAAGTGGACTGAAACCAGAGGAACGATTAGTTCGCCTGAGTCGAAACATGTGCCTTTTGTTGACCGCAGTCCTGCATTTTATCCATGGAATGACAGACCCCGTGCTGATGTCTCTCAGTGCCTCCCACGTGTCATCGTTCCGCAGACACTTTCCTGTACTGTTTGTCTCAGCTTGCCTTTTCGTTCTTCCAGTTCTGCTCAGTTACATCCTCTGGCACCACTATGCACTAAATACTTGGCTTTTTGCAGTCACAGCTTTCTGTGTAGAGCTTTGCCTAAAAGTAATAGTTTCTATCACTGTTTATATATTGTTTATGATTGATGGCTACTATAATGTGCTATGGGAAAAACTTGATGATTATGTCTATTATGTTCGGTCAACTGGCAATATTATTGAGTTTATATTTGGAGTAATCATGTTTGGAAATGGAGCTTACACGATGGTTTTTGAATCGGGAAGCAAGATTCGTGCTTGCATGATGTGTCTGCACGCGTACTTCAACATCTACCTGCAAGCCAAGAATGGCTGGAAGACTTTTATAAACCGCCGcactgctgtgaagaaaattaactcgCTTCCAGAGGTAAAAGGAGCTCGGTTACAGGAAATTGATGACGTCTGTGCAATCTGCTACCACGAGTTCACCACCTCTGCGCGCATTACTCCGTGCAACCATTATTTCCACGCACTTTGTCTTCGGAAGTGGCTGTACATTCAGGACACATGCCCAATGTGCCATCAGAAAGTGTATATTGAGGACAAAGAAAATGCCAATATCTCTAACAACAACGGGTTTGTAGCACCAAATGAAAATCCTGTACGGGTTGCAGAAGAAGCTGCTGATGCTGAAAATGAATTAAATGAAGATAATGACAGTTCTGATAGTGACGAGGAAGATGGCGACTGTGTGGCACAGCACTTGAATGAGACTCTTAATGTTGACTCTAACTCTCTTGGTGATTAG